The Henckelia pumila isolate YLH828 chromosome 2, ASM3356847v2, whole genome shotgun sequence genome includes a window with the following:
- the LOC140879356 gene encoding uncharacterized protein — protein sequence MTDCPEPVKPRIGPNAGTAQAQPKETNPNARVFAITQEEADEANEVVAGLISEELTEPLRVETPTNKIIETLKIHRKCKVCVCEQIFDADLVELNMVEFDVILGMDWLSRHHAVVNCRDKNVKLRTTNLKEIIFQGKTKTRKPLLSASQAWKAIKGREEVYLAMVSEVKEEPVLKLEDLPMVREFPDVFPEELLGMVPDQEVEFEIQLEPGAAPISKAPYRMAPAELKELKEQLQEAN from the exons ATGACCGATTGTCCTGAACCAGTAAAGCCAAGGATCGGGCCAAATGCTGGTACTGCGCAAGCTCAACCTAAAGAGACAAATCCCAATGCTCGTGTGTTTGCTATCACACAAGAAGAGGCAGATGAGGCGAATGAAGTCGTGGCAG GTCTTATCTCTGAGGAACTAACTGAACCACTGAGAGTAGAAACCCCTACTAACAAGATAATTGAGACACTCAAGATACATAGAAAATGTAAAGTGTGTGTCTGTGAACAAATCTTTGATGCTGATTTGGTTGAACTCAACATGGTAGAATTTGATGTCATccttgggatggattggttgtctAGACATCATGCAGTGGTTAACTGTCGGGATAAGAATGTTAAACTTCGAACCACAAACCTCAAAGAAATTATATTCCAAGGCAAGACCAAGACACGAAAACCCCTCTTGTCGGCCTCCCAAGCATGGAAGGCGATAAAAGGTCGCGAAGAAGTTTACCTAGCTATGGTGAGCGAGGTAAAAGAAGAGCCAGTGCTCAAACTAGAAGACCTTCCGATGGTACGAGAGTTTccagatgtctttccggaggaacTACTCGGAATGGTTCCAGACCAAGAGGTAGAATTTGAGATTCAGCTAGAGCCTGGTGCTGCTCCGATTTCGAAAGCtccttaccgaatggcaccaGCGGAACTCAAGGAATTGAAAGAGCAACTACAAGAAGCAAATTAG